One region of Flavobacterium pisciphilum genomic DNA includes:
- a CDS encoding RHS repeat-associated core domain-containing protein, whose product MYYNRFRYYNPDAGMYISQDPIRLLGGNDLYAYVMDSNGRVDKFGWYSDLLGSGMGHHLMPRSVANKLEITELAQKNSIAWYPNDGANTAVLHGEMHTNLIDEGVPYHGSKFTGTADDFFEKGAKAYKDIDTKGYMKIPGTDDILFENMTPGEALDKLKELYNDKKIPCK is encoded by the coding sequence TTGTATTACAACAGATTTAGGTATTATAATCCTGATGCGGGAATGTATATTAGTCAAGACCCTATTAGGCTTTTAGGAGGAAATGATTTATATGCCTATGTAATGGATTCGAATGGTCGAGTTGATAAATTTGGGTGGTATTCAGATTTGTTAGGAAGCGGTATGGGACATCATCTTATGCCTAGATCTGTAGCAAATAAATTAGAAATTACTGAATTAGCTCAAAAAAATTCCATTGCTTGGTATCCCAATGATGGAGCAAATACTGCTGTTTTGCATGGAGAGATGCATACAAATCTTATAGATGAAGGTGTGCCTTATCATGGTTCTAAATTTACTGGAACGGCTGATGATTTCTTTGAAAAAGGAGCAAAAGCTTATAAGGATATTGATACTAAGGGATATATGAAAATACCTGGAACAGATGATATTCTATTTGAAAATATGACCCCTGGTGAAGCATTGGATAAATTAAAAGAATTATATAACGACAAAAAAATACCTTGTAAATAA
- a CDS encoding RHS repeat-associated core domain-containing protein, with the protein MPFRQLGQYEDVETGLYYNRFRYYNSETGLYLSQGPIGLAGNNPTLYGYVRDSNKKVDIFGLQSNSALLGSNLGAALL; encoded by the coding sequence ATCCCCTTTAGACAACTTGGGCAGTATGAGGATGTAGAAACTGGATTGTACTATAACCGTTTTAGGTATTATAATAGTGAAACTGGATTATACTTATCTCAGGGTCCGATTGGGCTCGCTGGAAATAATCCAACATTGTATGGGTATGTAAGAGATAGCAATAAAAAAGTAGATATTTTTGGATTACAATCTAATTCCGCTTTGTTAGGGTCAAACTTAGGTGCTGCTCTGCTCTAA
- a CDS encoding AHH domain-containing protein: MLLCSNHAAHHIVMTGTQNTKMNSLVTQMQAHGINIDGDTNGIWIPVKDVDKEPLGADISHQQDGLHGNDYKDEIYDRLNGKNKADFETELANIKQELEAGRTWETGTTKKLGKACR; encoded by the coding sequence GTGCTGCTCTGCTCTAATCATGCAGCACATCATATAGTGATGACTGGAACTCAAAATACAAAAATGAATTCATTAGTTACTCAAATGCAAGCTCATGGAATTAATATTGATGGGGATACTAATGGTATATGGATACCTGTAAAGGATGTTGATAAGGAGCCATTAGGTGCAGATATTTCTCATCAACAAGATGGTTTACATGGTAATGACTATAAAGATGAAATATACGATAGGTTAAATGGAAAAAACAAGGCAGATTTTGAAACTGAATTAGCTAATATTAAACAGGAGTTAGAAGCCGGAAGGACTTGGGAAACTGGAACAACTAAAAAACTTGGAAAGGCATGTCGATAA
- a CDS encoding RHS repeat-associated core domain-containing protein, which produces MDKLVWETDYDTYGGLKDLKGDRKFIPFRQLVQYEDTEALLYYNRFRYYNPDTGLYLNQDPIRLLGGDALYSYVHDSNGWADILGLVDAPLSLPDSPSVYIISNG; this is translated from the coding sequence TTGGATAAATTAGTTTGGGAAACGGATTATGATACTTATGGTGGTCTAAAAGATTTAAAAGGAGATAGGAAATTTATTCCTTTTAGACAACTCGTTCAGTATGAGGATACAGAGGCTTTGTTGTATTATAATCGTTTTCGATACTATAATCCTGATACGGGTTTGTATTTGAATCAAGATCCAATAAGATTATTAGGAGGAGATGCTTTATATTCATATGTCCACGACAGTAACGGTTGGGCTGATATTTTAGGGTTAGTAGATGCACCATTATCTTTGCCTGATAGTCCTAGTGTATATATTATTTCTAATGGATAG
- a CDS encoding immunity 51 family protein, whose amino-acid sequence MDINSFKESIEPFFWVEHESNVSVCLNVGEYKTEIFQVREDEGFEGNGYDWGSLAQIFLEEQKPELINIVKFDPEGSMFCAYSSDSDALKSFIASFKQACENETLIQDLFSRAELD is encoded by the coding sequence ATGGATATAAATAGTTTTAAAGAATCAATAGAACCATTCTTTTGGGTAGAACATGAAAGCAATGTGTCTGTTTGCTTGAACGTAGGAGAATATAAAACTGAAATTTTTCAAGTAAGAGAAGATGAGGGATTTGAAGGAAATGGATATGATTGGGGTTCTTTAGCACAAATATTTTTAGAAGAACAAAAACCAGAACTAATCAATATTGTGAAATTTGATCCTGAAGGCAGTATGTTTTGTGCATATTCTTCGGATAGTGATGCATTAAAATCATTTATTGCTTCGTTCAAACAAGCTTGTGAAAATGAAACTTTAATTCAAGATTTGTTTTCAAGGGCTGAATTGGATTAG
- a CDS encoding TerC family protein: MEVFLNPDAWIALLTLTFLEIILGIDNIIFISIVTGKLPPEDRKKATRIGLFLAMFMRIALLMGISYLIAMKATVFSINWGWLNADFTGQALILLGGGLFLIYKSTKEISEKVDHKGEEEQTLKGVAKKSFSNVIVQILLIDLIFSVDSILTAVGMTNGVTGALTIMITAVIISVMVMMLFAVPVGNFVNANPSIQILGLAFLILIGFMLITESMHLSNASLVGEHIGAVPKGYLYFAISFSLAVEFINMKMRKRSKS, from the coding sequence ATGGAAGTATTTTTAAATCCTGATGCATGGATTGCCTTATTGACACTGACTTTTCTTGAAATTATTTTAGGAATCGACAATATCATTTTTATATCGATAGTAACTGGGAAACTCCCTCCTGAAGATCGCAAAAAAGCGACTCGAATAGGTTTGTTTTTAGCTATGTTCATGCGTATTGCTCTATTAATGGGTATCTCGTACTTAATAGCAATGAAAGCAACTGTTTTTAGCATCAATTGGGGTTGGTTAAATGCTGATTTTACAGGACAAGCTTTGATATTATTAGGAGGTGGATTATTCTTGATTTATAAAAGCACTAAAGAAATAAGTGAAAAAGTAGACCATAAAGGTGAAGAAGAACAAACACTGAAAGGTGTTGCAAAAAAGTCGTTTTCAAATGTAATTGTACAAATTTTACTAATCGATTTAATCTTTTCTGTAGATTCTATTTTAACTGCTGTAGGAATGACAAATGGTGTTACAGGCGCTTTAACTATTATGATTACTGCTGTTATTATTTCAGTAATGGTAATGATGTTATTTGCAGTTCCAGTTGGGAATTTTGTAAATGCAAATCCTTCAATACAAATTTTAGGACTTGCTTTTTTAATCCTAATTGGCTTTATGTTAATTACTGAAAGTATGCATTTATCTAATGCCTCTCTAGTTGGAGAGCATATAGGCGCAGTACCTAAAGGATACTTATATTTTGCTATTTCGTTTTCATTAGCTGTAGAGTTTATCAATATGAAAATGAGAAAACGATCAAAATCATAA
- a CDS encoding DNA topoisomerase IV — protein MKKLLLLPLLLIVASCYNTEHNCKDFKTGKFKFEFEVDGVKKTTIFERKDDIEIETYEGKTDTATIRWVSDCEYVLQKKHPKNKAEEKAIGMKILSTTKDSYTFEFGMIGSNQKQRGTVVRID, from the coding sequence ATGAAAAAATTACTATTACTCCCTTTACTACTTATTGTAGCATCTTGTTACAATACCGAACACAATTGCAAGGATTTTAAAACTGGAAAATTCAAGTTTGAATTCGAAGTTGATGGAGTAAAAAAAACAACTATTTTTGAACGAAAAGATGATATTGAAATAGAAACATACGAAGGTAAAACCGATACAGCAACAATTCGTTGGGTAAGTGATTGCGAATATGTACTACAAAAGAAACACCCAAAAAATAAAGCCGAAGAAAAAGCTATCGGAATGAAAATTTTAAGCACAACCAAAGATTCTTATACTTTTGAATTCGGAATGATTGGCTCAAACCAAAAGCAACGCGGTACTGTTGTCCGAATTGATTAA
- a CDS encoding DUF1572 domain-containing protein: protein MNASESYLESIKKQFLYYKTLGEKAIAQLEPEQIFTTLNEDTNSIATIVKHLSGNMLSRWTDFLTTDGEKQWRNRDEEFENDSQSKDEVMVAWEKGWKCLFEALNSLQPNQLTDIIYIRNEGHTVIEAINRQLAHYPYHVGQIVFYAKQLKNSSWQSLSIPRKESNSYNAAKFAQEKEIKNFTDEELKRLK, encoded by the coding sequence ATGAATGCATCCGAATCGTATTTAGAAAGTATAAAAAAACAATTTTTATACTATAAAACCCTAGGCGAAAAAGCAATTGCCCAACTCGAACCCGAACAAATTTTCACTACTTTAAATGAAGACACTAATAGTATTGCTACTATAGTAAAACACCTCTCAGGCAATATGCTTTCGCGTTGGACCGATTTCTTAACAACCGATGGTGAAAAACAATGGCGTAATCGTGATGAAGAATTTGAAAATGACTCACAATCAAAAGATGAAGTAATGGTGGCTTGGGAAAAGGGCTGGAAATGCCTTTTTGAAGCTTTAAACAGCTTACAACCTAATCAGCTAACAGATATTATATACATTCGAAATGAAGGCCATACAGTGATTGAAGCCATCAATAGGCAATTAGCACATTATCCATATCATGTGGGGCAAATTGTATTCTATGCCAAACAATTAAAAAATAGTAGCTGGCAAAGTCTATCAATCCCAAGAAAAGAATCTAATAGTTACAATGCTGCAAAGTTTGCACAAGAAAAAGAAATTAAGAACTTTACAGACGAAGAGTTAAAAAGATTAAAATAA
- a CDS encoding pentapeptide repeat-containing protein, with protein sequence MDSLIHIQKTFDKVIYIDKKINNREFEDCVFKNCDFSNSNFAYNTFLDCEFIDCNLSMTSLKGTSLKNVTFKNCKLLGIAFNEGEDFLFQVYFEESALDYASFSNKKMPKTKFINCSMKETTFIGTNLTSSVFDNCNLEGAIFNETQLAGVNFKTAYNFKIDPEFNPMKKAQFSTEGVLGLLDKYDIKIV encoded by the coding sequence ATGGATAGCTTAATTCATATTCAAAAAACATTCGATAAGGTTATCTATATTGATAAAAAAATAAACAATCGCGAATTTGAAGATTGTGTATTTAAAAATTGCGATTTCTCTAACAGTAATTTTGCTTACAATACTTTTTTAGATTGTGAATTTATCGATTGCAATTTATCAATGACAAGTCTAAAAGGCACAAGCTTAAAAAATGTAACATTTAAGAATTGTAAACTCCTAGGAATTGCGTTTAATGAAGGTGAGGATTTTCTATTCCAAGTGTATTTTGAAGAATCTGCATTAGACTATGCTTCATTTTCGAATAAAAAAATGCCGAAAACAAAATTCATCAACTGTTCGATGAAAGAAACTACTTTTATTGGCACCAACTTAACAAGTTCGGTTTTTGATAATTGTAATCTAGAAGGAGCTATTTTTAACGAAACACAATTGGCAGGCGTAAATTTTAAAACTGCCTATAATTTTAAAATAGATCCAGAGTTTAATCCTATGAAAAAAGCACAATTCTCAACAGAAGGTGTTTTGGGACTTTTAGATAAGTATGACATTAAAATTGTATAA
- a CDS encoding DUF6095 family protein → MGTNKELIGKGVKYLSGSLPLLFIGPSVIYNAFMNKQNVWHYLVLAIGIIACLAGMFLIFYGLKTIMRGLFND, encoded by the coding sequence ATGGGAACAAATAAAGAATTGATAGGAAAAGGAGTTAAATATTTATCGGGTTCTTTGCCCCTATTATTTATTGGCCCTTCAGTAATATACAATGCGTTTATGAACAAACAAAACGTATGGCATTACCTAGTACTTGCTATCGGTATTATTGCTTGTTTGGCTGGAATGTTTTTAATCTTTTATGGTCTAAAAACAATTATGAGAGGCCTGTTTAATGACTAA
- the murQ gene encoding N-acetylmuramic acid 6-phosphate etherase, with the protein MTFTKITEQSSKYEHLEKMSVHDLLTNINQEDKTVPFAVEKAIPQIEALVAQIATKLKLGGRLFYIGAGTSGRLAIVDASECPPTFGVPFDLVNGIIAGGDKAIRQAVENAEDDAKQAWIDLQKHNITEKDVVIGIAASGTTPYVIGGLERCNENNIITGCITCNAESPLSQTAQFPIEVVVGPEFVTGSSRMKAGTAQKLVLNMISTAAMIQLGKVKGNKMVDMQLSNSKLVDRGVKMIMGEIPVSYEQASELLHTYGSVRKAIENYNM; encoded by the coding sequence ATGACATTTACAAAAATCACAGAGCAGTCCTCAAAATATGAACATCTGGAAAAAATGTCTGTACATGACTTACTGACTAACATTAATCAGGAAGACAAAACAGTTCCTTTTGCAGTAGAAAAAGCAATTCCACAAATAGAAGCTCTTGTAGCTCAAATCGCAACCAAACTAAAACTTGGTGGGCGCTTATTTTATATAGGAGCAGGTACATCAGGTCGTTTAGCGATTGTAGATGCATCGGAATGTCCTCCTACTTTTGGTGTTCCATTCGATTTAGTAAACGGAATCATTGCAGGTGGAGACAAAGCTATCCGTCAGGCGGTAGAAAATGCTGAAGACGATGCAAAACAAGCATGGATCGATTTACAAAAACACAACATCACCGAAAAAGATGTTGTAATTGGAATTGCAGCCTCAGGAACGACACCTTATGTAATTGGAGGTTTAGAACGTTGTAATGAAAATAACATTATCACAGGATGCATAACATGTAACGCCGAAAGCCCGCTTTCACAAACTGCACAATTCCCTATAGAAGTAGTTGTTGGACCTGAATTTGTTACAGGAAGCTCCAGAATGAAAGCAGGAACTGCACAAAAACTGGTACTTAATATGATTTCAACTGCAGCCATGATACAACTCGGAAAAGTAAAGGGCAACAAAATGGTCGATATGCAATTAAGCAACAGCAAATTAGTTGACCGCGGAGTAAAAATGATAATGGGTGAAATTCCTGTTTCATACGAGCAAGCATCCGAACTATTACATACATATGGAAGTGTACGGAAAGCAATCGAAAATTATAATATGTAA
- a CDS encoding ZIP family metal transporter, which produces MNYLLPLLSVLLGYIVALILKPKDKTNLKLLLAFSGSFLLSLTVMHLLPEVYESHNHNIGLFIMLGILFQIILEFFSKGAEHGHVHGHAKMSQIPWLLFISLCIHAFLEGFPVSHHHDIAIGIAIHHLPIAIILTTFFINAHLNKKAIFAFMITFAIMTPLGTIASEYLPILNDYHTEITAVVIGILFHISSTIIFESSEGHKFNIAKISMIIFGIALAYFI; this is translated from the coding sequence ATGAATTATCTATTACCACTACTTTCTGTATTATTGGGATATATTGTCGCATTGATTCTTAAACCAAAAGACAAAACCAATCTTAAATTATTATTAGCATTTAGCGGATCATTTCTGCTATCGCTTACAGTAATGCATCTATTACCGGAAGTATACGAATCGCACAACCATAATATTGGATTATTTATAATGCTTGGAATTTTATTCCAAATCATACTAGAGTTTTTTTCCAAAGGTGCTGAACATGGGCACGTACATGGGCACGCAAAAATGTCTCAAATCCCATGGTTACTCTTCATCAGTTTATGCATACATGCTTTTCTAGAAGGATTCCCTGTGAGCCATCATCACGATATCGCTATAGGTATTGCTATACATCACTTGCCAATTGCGATTATCTTAACAACCTTTTTTATTAATGCACATCTTAACAAAAAGGCCATTTTTGCATTTATGATAACATTTGCAATCATGACACCACTAGGAACAATAGCATCTGAGTATTTGCCAATCTTAAATGATTATCACACCGAAATTACAGCAGTTGTAATCGGAATATTATTCCATATTTCATCAACTATAATTTTTGAAAGTAGCGAAGGACACAAATTTAATATTGCCAAGATTTCGATGATTATTTTCGGAATTGCACTGGCTTATTTCATATAA
- a CDS encoding class I SAM-dependent methyltransferase has product MSEAHHSSATNPNQPSENWFTSWFDTPYYHILYKDRNYREAQIFMDNLTHYLNLPEKAKVLDLACGKGRHSIYLNQLGYNVLGADLSENSITEASKNSNETLHFKVHDMREPFEEKFDAIFNLFTSFGYFENDEDNLTTLKAIKASLNEYGFAVIDFMNVTQVIETLVPEEIKTVDGIDFHIKRYVEDGHIFKEIDFEDQGKKFHFTEKVKALTLKDFEDLMEQAGIFLLDIFGDYKLKKFHKTDSERLIMIFK; this is encoded by the coding sequence ATGTCTGAAGCACATCACTCATCTGCAACAAATCCAAATCAACCATCTGAAAACTGGTTCACTTCTTGGTTCGATACGCCATACTACCATATATTATATAAGGACAGAAATTATAGAGAAGCGCAAATTTTTATGGATAATCTTACGCACTATCTTAATCTTCCTGAAAAAGCCAAAGTACTTGATTTAGCATGCGGAAAAGGGCGTCATTCTATTTATTTAAACCAATTAGGATATAATGTTCTTGGAGCAGACCTATCTGAAAACAGTATTACCGAAGCAAGCAAAAATAGTAACGAAACATTACATTTCAAGGTACACGACATGCGTGAGCCATTTGAAGAAAAATTTGATGCTATTTTCAATCTATTTACCAGCTTTGGTTATTTTGAAAATGACGAAGATAATCTTACCACTCTAAAAGCGATAAAAGCAAGCTTAAATGAATATGGCTTTGCAGTAATCGACTTTATGAATGTAACACAAGTAATAGAAACACTAGTTCCTGAAGAAATAAAAACTGTCGATGGTATCGATTTTCATATCAAGAGATATGTAGAAGACGGACATATTTTTAAAGAAATAGATTTTGAGGACCAAGGCAAAAAATTTCATTTTACCGAAAAAGTAAAAGCCCTAACTTTAAAAGATTTTGAAGACCTAATGGAACAAGCTGGTATTTTTCTATTAGATATATTTGGTGATTATAAATTAAAAAAGTTTCACAAAACCGATAGCGAACGATTAATCATGATTTTTAAGTAA
- a CDS encoding THUMP domain-containing class I SAM-dependent RNA methyltransferase, protein MEDNFKMVAKTFFGFEEILAKELQLLGAQDVEQGVRMVSFKGDKGFMYKANLSLRTALKVLKPIYFFRANNEQALYKGISGVNWSKLINANQTFVIDATVHSEHFNHSEFVSQKCKDAIVDQFRERTGQRPSIDKAHPDLRINVHIDKDQVSVALDTSGNSLHQRGYRTATNIAPINEVLAAGILLLSGWEGQGHFLDPMCGSGTFLAEAAMIACNIPANINRKEFAFEKWNDWDNDLFDQIVSSLMKKTKEFHYTIKGFDKAPSAVSKAKDNIRNANLEDYVSIEENNFFDTEKTTQGTLHMVFNPPYDERLDIHMEEFYKNIGDTLKKNYPGTNAWFITANLEALKYVGLKPSRKIKLFNASLEARLVKYEMYEGSKRTKFQVTE, encoded by the coding sequence ATGGAAGATAATTTTAAAATGGTGGCCAAAACCTTTTTTGGCTTTGAAGAAATTTTAGCAAAAGAATTACAATTGCTAGGAGCACAAGACGTTGAGCAAGGTGTGAGAATGGTAAGTTTTAAAGGGGATAAAGGGTTTATGTATAAAGCCAACTTATCATTGCGTACAGCATTGAAAGTGCTTAAGCCAATTTACTTTTTTAGAGCTAATAATGAACAAGCTCTATATAAAGGTATTTCGGGTGTAAACTGGTCTAAGCTTATAAATGCCAATCAAACTTTTGTGATTGATGCAACGGTGCATTCAGAACATTTTAATCACTCTGAGTTTGTTTCTCAAAAGTGTAAAGATGCTATTGTAGATCAGTTTAGAGAGCGTACAGGACAACGTCCAAGTATTGATAAAGCGCATCCAGATTTAAGAATAAATGTACACATTGATAAAGATCAAGTTTCGGTTGCTCTAGATACTTCTGGTAACTCATTACATCAACGTGGATATAGAACAGCTACGAATATTGCTCCAATAAATGAAGTATTGGCTGCAGGAATTTTGTTGTTGTCTGGATGGGAAGGTCAAGGTCATTTCTTAGATCCTATGTGTGGTTCTGGAACTTTTCTTGCTGAAGCAGCTATGATCGCATGTAATATCCCTGCGAATATTAATAGAAAAGAGTTTGCTTTTGAAAAATGGAATGATTGGGATAATGATTTGTTTGATCAAATTGTAAGCAGTTTGATGAAAAAAACAAAAGAGTTTCATTATACTATAAAAGGATTTGATAAAGCGCCAAGTGCAGTAAGTAAAGCCAAAGACAATATTAGAAATGCCAACTTAGAAGATTATGTCTCTATCGAAGAGAATAACTTTTTTGACACTGAGAAAACTACTCAGGGAACTTTACATATGGTATTTAATCCGCCGTATGATGAACGTTTGGATATTCATATGGAAGAATTCTACAAAAATATTGGTGATACATTAAAGAAAAACTATCCAGGAACTAATGCTTGGTTTATTACTGCCAATCTTGAAGCCTTGAAGTATGTTGGACTTAAGCCGTCTAGAAAAATCAAGCTTTTTAATGCAAGTTTAGAAGCGAGATTAGTAAAATACGAAATGTACGAAGGAAGTAAAAGAACTAAGTTTCAGGTAACAGAATAA
- a CDS encoding DUF6048 family protein encodes MKHTSKYIFSFCLMLSLFMVQAQETTATKTTITNKTETKTAKPAPKKVATQEVKQDTVPAKTDRYGVRFGVDLYKLTRGLYDSDYKGVEFTGDYRLTKKYYLAAEIGLENKTTDDDRVNSTAKGTYLKAGFDYNLYENWLDMENIISVGLRYGFSSFSQELNSFKIYNSDPYWGELPPEASGKKFSGLSASWLEVNAGVKAKVFNNVFVGFSVQLKTLVSNKKPDNFDNLYIPGFNRTYNGNFGIGFNYTVSYFIPIYKKKVVIPGTAKAKK; translated from the coding sequence ATGAAACACACATCAAAGTATATCTTTAGCTTTTGCCTTATGTTGTCTTTATTTATGGTTCAAGCCCAAGAAACAACAGCAACCAAAACTACAATAACAAATAAAACTGAAACAAAAACGGCAAAGCCAGCTCCAAAAAAAGTGGCTACACAGGAAGTTAAGCAAGATACTGTGCCTGCAAAAACGGATCGTTATGGTGTACGTTTTGGTGTTGATTTATATAAATTAACCCGTGGCCTATATGATTCAGATTATAAAGGAGTGGAATTTACAGGAGATTATCGATTAACAAAGAAATATTATCTAGCTGCTGAAATAGGCCTAGAAAATAAAACGACTGATGATGACAGAGTAAATTCAACTGCCAAAGGAACTTATCTAAAAGCCGGATTCGATTATAATTTGTATGAAAACTGGCTTGATATGGAAAATATAATATCAGTAGGTTTGCGCTACGGTTTTAGTTCATTCAGCCAAGAATTAAATAGCTTTAAAATCTACAATTCAGATCCCTATTGGGGTGAACTTCCTCCTGAAGCTTCTGGTAAAAAATTTAGTGGTTTATCTGCTAGCTGGCTAGAAGTAAATGCAGGAGTAAAAGCAAAAGTTTTTAATAATGTGTTTGTAGGTTTCAGCGTGCAGTTAAAAACTTTGGTTTCAAATAAAAAACCAGACAACTTCGACAATCTTTATATTCCAGGTTTCAACCGAACGTATAATGGTAATTTCGGAATTGGTTTTAACTATACTGTTTCTTATTTCATTCCTATTTACAAGAAAAAAGTTGTAATCCCAGGAACAGCAAAAGCTAAAAAATAA
- a CDS encoding DUF6452 family protein, translating to MKKILFIIIVIAFAFSGCEKDDICDANTPTTPRLVISFFDRTNSTPKNVTNLKVIGEKMTQGIIFNENAVVESDKYITNGNKISIPLKTNAESTTYRFILNYNDPNPALINEDVIKFNYTHINTFVSRACGYKTTFTLDPSTPFVLTDSGNLEGFWMQAVYVQQPNIEFENETHIKVYL from the coding sequence ATGAAAAAAATACTTTTTATAATAATCGTAATTGCCTTCGCTTTTTCAGGATGTGAAAAGGATGATATTTGTGATGCTAATACTCCAACAACACCTCGATTGGTAATTTCCTTTTTTGATCGTACTAATTCAACCCCTAAGAATGTAACAAACTTAAAGGTAATTGGAGAAAAAATGACACAAGGTATTATCTTTAATGAGAATGCTGTTGTTGAGTCGGACAAATACATTACTAATGGAAATAAAATTTCTATTCCGCTTAAAACAAATGCTGAAAGTACTACTTATCGTTTTATATTAAATTATAACGATCCAAACCCAGCTTTAATAAATGAGGATGTAATAAAATTCAACTATACGCATATAAATACTTTTGTTTCAAGAGCATGTGGCTATAAAACCACATTTACTTTAGACCCAAGTACCCCATTTGTCCTAACTGATTCAGGTAACCTTGAAGGGTTTTGGATGCAAGCTGTTTATGTACAACAACCTAACATTGAATTTGAAAATGAAACACACATCAAAGTATATCTTTAG